From Paenibacillus sp. V4I7, one genomic window encodes:
- a CDS encoding glycoside hydrolase family 2 protein, translating into MTNQPRAEYPRPQFVRDSWINLNGEWEFEFDDDRVGSKEKWHLGNRKLSKTIQVPFAFQSKLSGIGSNEFHDVVWYRRDLTLPEAFQNKRILLHFGAVDYEASVWVNGVLVAKHEGGHTPFHADITDALQAGTNKLVVKAVDYSKDVTLPRGKQYWHTDSASIFYTRTTGIWQTVWMEAVSADGYLDKVKITPDIDEKQVEFQFFIQGSDSSAKLQLKVEISFNGELVSEDTYGMRSSSGARKIRLNDFNDHGLGAWWTPDHPNLYDVTFTLLVDNQAVDVVTSYFGMRKVSIEDGKLCLNNRPYFLKMVLDQGYFPDGNLTPPSDEAIKQDVELTKAMGFNGARKHQKLEDPRFLYWCDKLGLVVWSEAANAYEYTEKYVSRFTNEWIGSIERDYNHPSIIAWVPLNESWGVPNIQIDKLQQQHALTMYHLTKSLDPMRPVVSNDGWELVKTDLFTIHDYEWREGVLEERYSSIDKAVHAMPANRRLFVEGFPYEDQPILVTEFGGIAYKKSEWEGWGYSGADNDEDYEKKLRAVIRPLLNSGVVQGYCYTQLTDVEQEINGLLTYDRKPKIPVEIIKAINDRK; encoded by the coding sequence ATGACCAACCAACCAAGAGCTGAGTACCCTAGACCTCAATTTGTAAGAGATAGCTGGATCAACCTGAATGGCGAATGGGAATTTGAATTCGATGATGATCGTGTGGGCAGTAAAGAGAAGTGGCATTTAGGGAATAGAAAGTTATCCAAGACCATTCAAGTGCCATTCGCTTTTCAAAGTAAATTGAGCGGCATTGGGAGTAATGAGTTTCACGATGTTGTCTGGTACCGCCGAGACCTAACTTTACCCGAAGCTTTTCAGAATAAGCGGATTCTTCTTCACTTTGGAGCGGTGGATTACGAAGCTTCGGTTTGGGTGAATGGGGTGCTAGTTGCTAAGCACGAAGGTGGGCATACCCCTTTCCATGCTGACATCACGGATGCGCTTCAGGCTGGGACGAATAAACTGGTTGTCAAAGCGGTGGATTATAGCAAAGATGTTACGCTGCCGAGAGGAAAGCAATATTGGCATACGGATTCCGCAAGTATTTTCTATACAAGGACGACAGGCATTTGGCAAACCGTGTGGATGGAAGCGGTATCTGCCGACGGCTACTTGGACAAAGTGAAAATTACCCCGGATATCGATGAGAAACAAGTGGAATTCCAATTCTTTATCCAGGGTTCTGACTCAAGTGCCAAGCTACAGCTCAAAGTAGAGATTTCATTTAATGGAGAACTCGTTTCGGAAGATACGTATGGGATGAGAAGCAGCTCCGGGGCGAGAAAAATTCGCCTGAATGATTTCAACGATCATGGGCTCGGAGCTTGGTGGACACCTGATCATCCGAATTTATATGACGTCACATTCACGCTGCTGGTTGATAATCAAGCTGTAGATGTGGTAACGAGTTATTTCGGCATGCGTAAGGTATCCATCGAAGACGGTAAATTATGCTTGAACAACCGCCCTTATTTTTTGAAAATGGTTCTGGATCAGGGATATTTTCCAGATGGCAATTTGACGCCGCCTAGTGATGAAGCGATCAAGCAAGATGTCGAATTAACGAAGGCAATGGGCTTTAACGGTGCGAGGAAACATCAAAAGCTGGAGGATCCAAGATTTCTATATTGGTGCGATAAACTCGGATTAGTCGTCTGGAGCGAGGCTGCTAATGCGTACGAATATACAGAGAAGTATGTTAGTCGATTTACGAATGAGTGGATTGGCTCTATCGAGCGCGATTACAATCATCCTTCCATTATTGCCTGGGTGCCCCTGAATGAGAGCTGGGGAGTGCCTAATATTCAAATCGATAAATTGCAGCAGCAGCATGCCTTGACCATGTATCATTTGACTAAATCGCTTGATCCGATGCGTCCGGTTGTGTCTAACGATGGTTGGGAGCTAGTGAAAACGGATCTGTTCACCATTCATGACTATGAGTGGCGTGAAGGTGTGCTGGAAGAGCGCTACAGTTCTATCGATAAAGCTGTTCATGCGATGCCAGCGAATCGCCGCTTATTTGTTGAAGGCTTCCCTTATGAAGATCAGCCGATTCTTGTTACCGAATTTGGCGGTATTGCTTACAAGAAAAGCGAATGGGAAGGTTGGGGATATTCCGGGGCGGATAATGACGAGGATTATGAGAAAAAGCTGCGCGCTGTCATACGTCCTCTGTTAAACTCAGGCGTTGTACAGGGATACTGTTACACGCAGTTAACCGACGTTGAGCAGGAAATTAACGGCCTTCTAACCTATGATAGAAAGCCGAAAATTCCTGTAGAAATCATTAAAGCTATTAATGATCGCAAGTAA
- a CDS encoding IS4 family transposase: MDEYSNSLKETLTSLIREMSAAPAPFVKNPEKDFTRKKKLPFETVMQLLISMGGNSLYKELLKSQGYDVNTATTSAFVQQRNKILPSAVEFLFHEFTQSYTDIKDYRGYRLLAVDGSDLHIATDSADTDTYFQSQPNTKGYNLLHLNTAYDLCNRLYVDAIIQPRRLSNEGRALAAMVDRSPIKGKTIVTADRGYESYNNFAHIERKGWNYVIRVKDLDSSGILSGLRLPSGGAFDLDVHLTLTKKQTKEVRAHPEIYKFVPSTSTFDFLDLHENLFYPISFRVVRFVLPNGAYETVITNLSAADFPSDEIKSIYNMRWGIETSFRALKYTVGLTNFHAKRQESITQEIFARMIMYNFAEMITSHVVISQMDKRHQYQVNFTVAVHVCRHFLRSRDDEPPPDVEALIRKNILPIRPIRPGQQNTRKIRYKSVVSFVYRVA; this comes from the coding sequence ATGGATGAGTACTCGAATTCGCTAAAAGAAACACTGACATCCCTCATACGAGAAATGTCAGCTGCACCAGCACCTTTTGTCAAAAACCCCGAAAAAGATTTTACCCGAAAGAAAAAGCTTCCCTTTGAAACGGTTATGCAACTCCTGATCTCAATGGGGGGCAACAGCTTATATAAGGAACTCTTGAAATCGCAGGGCTATGACGTAAATACCGCAACCACCTCTGCATTTGTCCAACAGAGGAATAAAATCCTGCCATCTGCTGTGGAATTCTTGTTTCACGAATTTACGCAATCGTATACCGATATCAAGGACTACCGTGGGTATCGATTACTTGCCGTTGACGGTTCGGATTTGCATATCGCAACTGACTCTGCGGACACGGACACCTATTTTCAAAGTCAACCGAACACAAAAGGCTATAACCTTCTGCATTTGAACACAGCCTATGACTTGTGCAATAGACTTTATGTGGATGCGATTATTCAGCCACGAAGGTTGAGCAATGAGGGAAGGGCGCTGGCTGCTATGGTTGACCGTTCCCCCATCAAGGGCAAAACCATTGTTACTGCCGATAGAGGTTATGAAAGTTACAACAATTTCGCTCATATTGAACGAAAAGGGTGGAATTATGTCATACGGGTAAAGGATTTGGATTCCAGTGGTATTCTTTCGGGCTTGCGTTTGCCCTCTGGCGGAGCGTTTGATCTGGACGTTCATCTGACACTCACCAAAAAACAAACCAAAGAGGTCAGGGCTCATCCCGAGATTTACAAGTTCGTCCCTTCCACGTCTACCTTTGATTTTTTGGATTTGCATGAGAACTTGTTTTACCCGATTTCCTTTCGGGTTGTTCGTTTCGTCTTGCCAAATGGCGCTTATGAAACCGTCATTACGAATCTTTCTGCCGCTGATTTCCCATCCGATGAAATCAAGTCCATTTACAACATGCGATGGGGCATCGAAACCTCTTTCAGGGCATTAAAATACACGGTAGGTCTGACGAATTTTCACGCAAAGAGACAAGAGTCCATCACCCAAGAGATTTTCGCAAGAATGATCATGTACAATTTCGCTGAAATGATTACCTCGCACGTAGTCATTTCCCAAATGGATAAACGGCACCAATACCAAGTCAACTTCACAGTTGCCGTTCACGTTTGTAGACATTTCCTGCGCTCAAGGGACGATGAACCCCCGCCCGATGTTGAAGCACTGATTCGCAAAAACATTTTGCCGATTCGACCCATCCGCCCAGGACAGCAGAATACGCGCAAAATCCGCTACAAATCCGTTGTTAGCTTCGTCTACAGAGTAGCATAA
- a CDS encoding PadR family transcriptional regulator has protein sequence MQDKIILGLLLDGDKSSYDLKKSMEASTGFFYNSSQGSIQPALKKLVQNGHVHLTEVRQGGRNKKVYSITEKGEKEFLSWAGEPIALDKPRDPALVKMFFFNYVEESRKLDIIEAYLNEIETVRSTLKMFQQMNREQLGKNQELLNNPKVRSRLDTLEFGSDYYDFLKAWYEKYVHKIKEELRP, from the coding sequence ATGCAGGACAAAATTATTCTGGGTTTGCTGCTGGACGGGGATAAATCGTCGTATGATCTTAAGAAAAGCATGGAGGCAAGCACCGGATTTTTCTATAATTCCAGCCAAGGGAGCATACAGCCTGCCTTAAAGAAACTCGTTCAGAATGGGCATGTTCATTTAACGGAGGTACGTCAGGGGGGGAGGAACAAGAAGGTTTACTCGATCACAGAGAAAGGAGAAAAGGAATTCCTGAGTTGGGCTGGTGAGCCGATCGCATTAGACAAACCAAGGGATCCCGCACTCGTCAAAATGTTCTTCTTCAACTACGTCGAAGAATCTAGAAAACTCGATATCATCGAAGCGTACTTGAATGAGATCGAAACGGTCCGGTCCACTTTGAAGATGTTTCAGCAAATGAATCGGGAACAACTAGGGAAAAACCAAGAGTTACTCAACAACCCGAAGGTGAGAAGCAGGCTGGATACTTTGGAATTCGGAAGTGATTATTATGATTTCTTGAAGGCGTGGTACGAGAAATATGTACACAAAATAAAAGAGGAGCTGAGACCTTGA
- a CDS encoding CPBP family intramembrane glutamic endopeptidase — protein MTDNKTLRNVIIFSLVALSCGWIGRLVDLQAGTDENGSLGQLIWIVSPLLTMVILRSWMGDGWKDFGIRPRVKGNVFLYILSLLFFPLMTIVIVGISSSLGWTDMSPMSSHYLTAVGLALVPSLIKNIFEEFAWRGYLAPKLYTLGYHRFIVHIAVGFIWGVWHFPYLFLFVETTESMITFIPRMMLGMIVMAVLYGEILLMTRSVWPAVFMHMAGNAFIDTLILKKFVLVKAEFSYLAMPSPEGIIAIVLTALAGVWMYKRRKRTTLRQGPPGFPT, from the coding sequence ATGACGGATAACAAAACGCTGCGGAATGTGATTATTTTTTCGCTTGTTGCGTTAAGCTGCGGCTGGATCGGACGGCTAGTTGATTTGCAGGCCGGTACGGATGAGAATGGCAGTCTGGGACAATTGATTTGGATTGTGTCTCCGCTTCTGACGATGGTCATTTTGCGCAGTTGGATGGGAGATGGGTGGAAAGATTTCGGCATCAGACCTCGGGTCAAAGGAAACGTATTTCTTTATATATTGAGCCTGTTATTCTTTCCTCTAATGACAATAGTGATTGTCGGAATCAGTTCAAGCTTGGGGTGGACGGATATGTCCCCAATGTCTTCGCACTATTTAACAGCAGTCGGTTTAGCTCTTGTACCAAGCCTCATCAAAAACATTTTTGAGGAATTTGCATGGAGAGGCTATTTGGCTCCAAAGCTTTATACGCTAGGTTATCATCGTTTTATCGTTCATATTGCTGTGGGGTTCATTTGGGGCGTGTGGCACTTCCCTTATTTATTTCTATTCGTGGAGACCACGGAAAGCATGATCACCTTTATCCCTCGCATGATGCTTGGCATGATCGTCATGGCGGTTCTGTACGGTGAGATTCTGCTGATGACTCGAAGCGTTTGGCCAGCCGTCTTCATGCACATGGCTGGAAATGCCTTCATTGATACATTGATTCTGAAAAAGTTCGTTCTTGTGAAAGCAGAATTTAGTTATTTGGCTATGCCCAGTCCGGAAGGAATCATCGCCATTGTCTTAACAGCACTTGCCGGTGTATGGATGTATAAAAGAAGAAAAAGAACGACACTTCGGCAAGGTCCTCCTGGATTCCCAACATAG
- a CDS encoding carbohydrate ABC transporter permease, with translation MLVVVTLYPLLYVTFASFSDAGQLITHKGFLIKPLGFSIEAYKSVFNNPAILNGYKNTIFILFFGVITNLVVTALGAYVLSRKNVMWNRVFIFVVVLTMFFSGGLIPLYLVVKGVGLIDSLWATILPFAVNTFNLIIMRTAFMAVPESLEESAKMDGANHFVILFRIIIPLSMPVIAVMILYYAVEKWNGWFYASIFLKDRDLYPLQLTLREILIANNTDSMSSGANAAEQFQIGETIKYATIMVASVPILILYPFVQKYFVKGVMIGAVKG, from the coding sequence ATGCTTGTCGTCGTTACCTTATATCCACTTCTCTATGTTACCTTTGCTTCGTTTAGTGACGCCGGCCAATTGATCACGCATAAAGGGTTCCTGATTAAGCCTCTGGGCTTCAGCATTGAAGCTTATAAAAGCGTTTTTAATAACCCTGCTATTCTAAACGGTTACAAAAATACGATATTCATCCTCTTTTTCGGTGTCATTACGAATCTAGTTGTAACCGCTTTGGGCGCATATGTTCTCTCTCGTAAAAATGTCATGTGGAACCGTGTATTCATCTTCGTTGTCGTATTAACGATGTTTTTCAGCGGTGGACTTATTCCTCTTTATCTCGTTGTAAAAGGCGTTGGATTAATCGACTCGCTTTGGGCGACCATTTTACCCTTTGCTGTCAACACATTTAATCTGATCATCATGCGAACAGCTTTCATGGCAGTCCCAGAAAGCTTGGAGGAATCTGCTAAAATGGATGGGGCCAATCATTTTGTGATTCTTTTTCGCATCATCATTCCACTCTCCATGCCTGTTATTGCCGTAATGATCTTGTACTATGCCGTTGAGAAATGGAATGGTTGGTTCTATGCCTCCATCTTCCTAAAGGATCGTGATCTCTACCCGCTCCAGCTTACCTTACGGGAAATATTAATTGCGAATAACACCGATTCCATGTCATCAGGTGCTAATGCTGCAGAGCAATTCCAGATTGGGGAGACGATTAAATATGCAACCATCATGGTAGCTTCGGTCCCAATTCTTATCTTGTATCCCTTCGTGCAAAAGTACTTCGTCAAAGGCGTCATGATTGGCGCTGTCAAAGGGTAA
- a CDS encoding sugar ABC transporter permease produces the protein MRKAGETTFQIRFKRDFLLNKYLYLMMVPVLAYYFVFHYAPMYGALIAFKEYTPNKGILGSSWVGFQHFNDFFSSYYFWRILKNTVIISLYSLCFEFPAPIILAILINELTNKRFQRFVQTVTYMPYFISLIVIAGMIKDFTNNGGLINNFLTYFGFNDTAMLQKPELFRTIYILSEIWQKIGWESIIYLAALMGIDQEQYEAAKMDGANRIKQIWHITLPGILPTIAIMFILRMGNLLNVGFEKIILLYNPSTYDTADVISSFVYRKGLIEFGWSYSSAVGLFNSVINLALLIAANKISKRISENSLW, from the coding sequence ATGCGTAAAGCAGGGGAAACAACCTTTCAAATACGCTTCAAGCGCGATTTTCTGCTGAATAAATATTTATACCTGATGATGGTTCCCGTTCTGGCTTACTACTTTGTTTTCCATTATGCGCCGATGTATGGAGCCTTGATTGCGTTCAAAGAGTATACCCCTAATAAAGGTATTCTAGGTAGTTCGTGGGTTGGCTTCCAACACTTTAATGATTTCTTCAGCAGCTATTATTTCTGGCGAATTCTCAAGAATACCGTCATCATTTCACTGTACTCCTTATGCTTTGAATTCCCTGCTCCCATTATTTTGGCGATTCTTATTAATGAACTAACGAATAAAAGGTTTCAACGCTTCGTGCAGACGGTCACGTACATGCCGTATTTTATTTCGCTGATCGTAATAGCCGGAATGATCAAGGATTTTACGAACAACGGCGGTTTAATTAATAACTTTCTGACTTACTTTGGCTTCAATGATACGGCTATGCTGCAGAAACCAGAATTGTTCCGAACGATCTATATCTTATCTGAAATTTGGCAAAAAATCGGATGGGAATCGATTATTTATTTAGCTGCACTCATGGGCATTGATCAGGAGCAGTACGAAGCGGCGAAAATGGACGGGGCCAACAGAATCAAACAAATTTGGCATATTACCCTACCCGGTATCCTCCCAACCATTGCGATCATGTTCATTTTACGCATGGGAAATTTATTGAACGTTGGCTTTGAGAAAATTATTTTGCTCTATAACCCCAGCACCTACGATACGGCAGACGTCATCTCTTCTTTCGTGTATCGCAAAGGGCTTATAGAATTTGGTTGGAGCTACAGCTCAGCGGTTGGTTTGTTCAATTCTGTGATTAATCTAGCCTTACTCATTGCAGCAAACAAAATAAGTAAAAGGATAAGTGAAAACAGCTTATGGTGA
- a CDS encoding extracellular solute-binding protein yields the protein MKKNRKKMFTMLVATSLMGSLTVACTSNTPTAVDTASPKATTGGTTAPNTTAVTYPLKSDKTLTYWGELPGNLTGVKAAHADVPFFQDWQKKTGVPLKFLAPPTNQGAQALNVMLASGDLPDMIEFDWQGAFPGGPEKAIKDGYILKLNDTIDKFAPNLKKYLKEHPDVDKQVKTDNGSYYSFPFIRGDDYLRVYQGPIIRKDWLDDLGLPVPQTIDEWYTTLKAFKEKKGATAAFSVVSVPRPFNELGNGAFAGAFGVTRDFYIDNGTIKFGPAEKGYKDFLATFHKWYEEGLIDKNFATADGKALDANMASGATGVTVQNAGGGIGKWQPLITAKDPKGVLIGAPYPVLKKGDIAMYGQKDPANSPGGMVAITASSKNIETAAKLLDYGYSEEGHNYFNFGTEGVSYKMENGYPKYTDLVMKNPDKLAPAQALSLYVRGNYNGPFVQDKRYIEQYLALQTQRDAVSTWQKTDVDKHKLPPITATPEESTELAKIMTDLNTLVDEMTLKIILGTEPVDSFDKYLEKFKSVKLSRAIEIKKASLDRFNKR from the coding sequence ATGAAAAAGAACAGAAAAAAAATGTTCACCATGCTGGTTGCAACATCATTGATGGGGAGCTTAACTGTCGCATGTACATCCAACACCCCGACTGCAGTTGATACGGCAAGTCCTAAAGCAACTACTGGGGGAACGACGGCTCCGAACACAACTGCTGTCACTTATCCGCTCAAATCGGACAAAACATTAACTTACTGGGGCGAGCTTCCCGGTAACCTAACTGGCGTAAAAGCAGCCCATGCAGATGTTCCCTTCTTCCAAGATTGGCAGAAGAAAACAGGCGTTCCATTGAAATTCCTAGCTCCACCTACGAACCAAGGCGCTCAAGCTCTGAACGTTATGTTAGCATCAGGTGATCTGCCCGATATGATTGAGTTTGATTGGCAGGGAGCATTCCCCGGGGGGCCTGAAAAAGCGATCAAAGACGGATACATTCTGAAACTGAACGATACGATTGATAAATTTGCTCCAAATTTAAAGAAATACCTCAAAGAGCATCCTGATGTTGATAAACAAGTAAAAACCGATAATGGCAGCTATTATTCCTTCCCTTTTATCCGCGGCGATGATTATCTGCGTGTGTACCAAGGTCCTATCATTCGGAAAGATTGGCTTGATGATCTAGGTCTGCCTGTTCCTCAAACCATTGATGAGTGGTACACAACACTTAAAGCCTTCAAGGAGAAAAAAGGCGCTACAGCCGCTTTCTCTGTCGTAAGTGTTCCCAGACCTTTCAACGAGCTAGGAAACGGCGCTTTCGCCGGTGCCTTCGGTGTGACACGTGATTTCTACATCGATAATGGAACAATTAAATTTGGTCCAGCTGAGAAAGGCTACAAAGACTTCCTTGCTACTTTTCACAAATGGTATGAAGAAGGACTCATCGATAAAAACTTCGCAACGGCGGATGGTAAGGCTTTAGACGCTAACATGGCCTCAGGCGCAACAGGTGTTACCGTACAAAATGCAGGTGGCGGAATCGGTAAATGGCAGCCGCTAATAACGGCTAAAGATCCTAAAGGAGTTCTCATCGGAGCTCCATATCCGGTTCTCAAAAAAGGTGACATCGCAATGTATGGTCAGAAGGATCCAGCGAATTCGCCTGGAGGTATGGTTGCTATTACAGCTTCTTCCAAAAATATTGAGACCGCAGCGAAGCTTCTTGACTATGGTTACTCCGAAGAGGGCCATAATTACTTCAACTTTGGAACCGAAGGTGTTTCGTATAAAATGGAAAACGGATATCCGAAATATACGGACCTTGTCATGAAAAATCCTGATAAATTGGCACCTGCGCAAGCGCTGTCTCTCTATGTCCGCGGTAACTATAATGGTCCATTCGTCCAGGATAAACGCTATATCGAGCAATATCTGGCTTTGCAAACACAACGTGATGCCGTTTCTACTTGGCAGAAAACGGACGTTGATAAACACAAATTGCCTCCTATTACAGCTACACCAGAAGAAAGCACAGAGCTTGCCAAAATCATGACTGACCTCAATACACTAGTCGACGAAATGACGCTCAAAATTATTTTAGGAACAGAGCCCGTCGATAGCTTTGATAAATACCTGGAGAAATTCAAATCCGTTAAGCTAAGTCGTGCTATTGAAATCAAAAAGGCATCCTTAGATCGTTTTAACAAAAGATAG